CTTGGGATTTGTTCTGGAGGTATGATGGTGCTGTCTGTGACTGGGGAAAACCCAAAATGGACTGCTCAGtgccaccaatagagcccttttgAGAAGAAGGCATTGGGGATTGAGATCTCTCCTGAGAGGGTGATGTTGACTCTTCTGGATCAGATTGGGCCATTGGGGATAGAGAATAGTCCGACTGATTACCATCTGGAGCCTGAGAACAATCTGACTGGGGCCGAATCAGTGGGAACCCAGAGGCCTGGGAGTGCTCAATCTGTCCTGGCAGGGGCGGTTTGTGGCTATATGCAGATCGTCCTGGCAAAGGGGGGTTGTCTCCATAGGCAGACTGCTCTGGCAAGGGAGGTTTGTGGCCATGGGCAGGCCTCTCTGGCATCGGTTTGCGGCTGGGGACAGGACGCTCCGTCAGCAGCGGTTTGTGGTCATGGTCGGATTGTTCCGGCAGCGGGGGTTTGTAGCCTTGGGCAGGTGGCTCCGGCAGCGGCGGTTTAGGGCCATAGGAAGGCGCCTCCGGCAGCGGCGGTTTAAGACCATAGGAAGGCGCCTCCGGCAGCGGCGGTTTAGGACCATAGGAAGGCGGCTCCGGCAGCGGCGGTTTAGGGCCATAGGAAGGCGGCTCCGGCAGAGGCGGTTTAGGGCCATAGGAAGGCGGCTCCGGCAGCGGCGGTTTAGGGCCATAGGAAGGTGGCTCCGGCAGCGGCGGTTTAGGGCCATAGGAAGCCGTCTCCGGCAGCGGCGGTTTAGGGCCATAGGAAGGCGCCTCTGGCAGCGGCGGTTTGTGGCCATAAGGCAGCGGCTCCGGCAGCGGCGGTTTAAAGCCATGGGCAGGTGGCTCCGGCAGCGGCGGTTTGTGGCCATAGGAAGGCTGCTCCGGCAAAGGTGGATTGTGGCCATGAATCGGCTGTTCCGGCAAGGGAGGGTTGTGGTCATGTGCGGGCTGCTCCGGCAAGGGGGGGTTGTGGTCATAGGCGGGCTGCTCCGGCAAGGGGGGGTTGTGGTCGTAAGCAGGCTGTTCTGGCAAAGGTGGTTTGTGGCCGTAGGCCGGCTGCTCCGGCAGAGGGGGGTTGGGGCCGTAGGTAGACTGCTCCGGCACAGGCGGGTTGGGGCCGTAGGCCAGCTGCTCCGGCACAGGCGGGTTGTAGCCATAGGTCGGCTGCTCCGGCACAGGGGGGTTGTAGCCATAGGCCGGCTGCTCCACCATGGGAGGGGGGTGGCCATAGGCCGGCTGCTCCGCCATGGGAGGGGGGTGGCCATAGGCCGGCTGCTCGGGCATGGGAGGGGGGTGGCCATAGGCCGGCTGCTCGGGCATGGGAGGGGGGTGGCCATAGGCCGGCTGTTCCGGCATGGGAGGGGGGTGGCCATAGGCCGGCTGCTCCGGCATGGGAGGGGGGTGGCCATAGGCCGGCTGCTCCGGCATGGGAGGGGGGTGGCCATAGGCCGGCTGCTCCGGcatgggagggggctggctaTAGTCCGGCTGCTCCGGcatgggagggggctggctaTAGTCCGGCTGTTCCGGcatgggagggggctggctaTAGTCCGGCTGTTCCGGCATGGGAGGGGGCTGGCTGTAGTCCGGCTGTTCCGGCATGGGAGGGGGCTGGCTGTAGTCCGGCTGTTCCAGCATGGGAGGGGGCTGGCTGTAGTCCGGCTGCTCCGGCATGGGAGGGGGGTGACCATAGACGGGCTGCTCCGGCATGGGAGGGGGGTGACCATAGGCCGGCTGCTCTGGCATGGGAGGGGGGTGACCATAGGCCGGCTGTTCTAGCAGAGGAGGTTTCTGGCTATAGGGAGACTGCTCCTGGAAGGGGGGGGTGTAGCCATAGGGAGATTGCTGGTACGAGTAACCTGACGTGTGCTGGTACTGTTGGTAGCTGCGGCCAGGGGGCCAGTCCCCATAACCACCAGTCGGGGGAGGAggcggcgggggggggaggaggcg
This genomic interval from Rhinatrema bivittatum chromosome 4, aRhiBiv1.1, whole genome shotgun sequence contains the following:
- the LOC115089349 gene encoding extensin-like — encoded protein: MAAGPAAITRPRRSLLLLPAAIPAPPPSRASATSTWRSSSSSSRCTRNRCRLCCCQDPLYRHRRRHHRLLPPPPPPPPTGGYGDWPPGRSYQQYQHTSGYSYQQSPYGYTPPFQEQSPYSQKPPLLEQPAYGHPPPMPEQPAYGHPPPMPEQPVYGHPPPMPEQPDYSQPPPMLEQPDYSQPPPMPEQPDYSQPPPMPEQPDYSQPPPMPEQPDYSQPPPMPEQPDYSQPPPMPEQPAYGHPPPMPEQPAYGHPPPMPEQPAYGHPPPMPEQPAYGHPPPMPEQPAYGHPPPMPEQPAYGHPPPMAEQPAYGHPPPMVEQPAYGYNPPVPEQPTYGYNPPVPEQLAYGPNPPVPEQSTYGPNPPLPEQPAYGHKPPLPEQPAYDHNPPLPEQPAYDHNPPLPEQPAHDHNPPLPEQPIHGHNPPLPEQPSYGHKPPLPEPPAHGFKPPLPEPLPYGHKPPLPEAPSYGPKPPLPETASYGPKPPLPEPPSYGPKPPLPEPPSYGPKPPLPEPPSYGPKPPLPEPPSYGPKPPLPEAPSYGLKPPLPEAPSYGPKPPLPEPPAQGYKPPLPEQSDHDHKPLLTERPVPSRKPMPERPAHGHKPPLPEQSAYGDNPPLPGRSAYSHKPPLPGQIEHSQASGFPLIRPQSDCSQAPDGNQSDYSLSPMAQSDPEESTSPSQERSQSPMPSSQKGSIGGTEQSILGFPQSQTAPSYLQNKSQGPSQPPPFYTHGLSQPPSYSQGLSYSQGPSQAQSSYSQGPGQPPPSYSQGPGQPPPSYSQGPGQPPPSYSQGLGQPPPSYSQGLGQPPPSYSQGPGHPPPSYSQGPSQSLTYTYSQSQPTQSHSASSYLQGQDLRVLGGTAVLAIGHFLPDYCGGLPRLMGWPPAADLVPYEA